The genomic window CTGCCGTGTTATTTACCGCATCGCGCCTATACTTTACAGGTGCTCTAGAGCAAAGCTTGTGTGGTGTTTTGGTTAAAAATTCAAATGGGTTGTGGATAAGTTTTGTTTAAAGCAGTAAAATGTCCGTCTTCTTTAAGGTTTTTGGCGCGTAAAATAACATTGTAGGTGTTTCACGCCAATTTATACCTTGGGTCTTCTTTTTAGCGGTCCCTTTTATCTAAGTTTCATAGTGTAGTTGGTTGTTTATTCACCATATCTAATAGGGTGTGCGCAGTTGTCTCTGCCGATATTAGTCGGGGCTGGTTGTGTTGTGCTCTTGGCTCTACAGCTTTCGCTGTAGCAATGTTTTTGTTTGTCGTTTTAAAGTTATAAGTTTGGAGTTATGGAATTGCCTGAATCTGCGTGGGAGCAATGTGTCTCTAGTTTGCAAAGTGAATTGCCGGCACAACAGTTTAATACCTGGATACGCCCCCTGCGTGTGCAGCAAGCAGAAGCCAGTAATCAGCTCCACTTAATTGCGCCTAACCGCTTTGTATTGGATTGGGTGAACGACAAGTTTAAAAGCCGTATAGATGAGCTGTTGTCCTCCGCCGATCACCATCCTATTACTAGCGTAGAAATTAGTGTTGCGCCTAGACGTTCCACTAGCTTTGAAACCAACCAAGGTGTTGCTGCACGGCAAAAAAGGCAGCAAGAGGCGCCGCGACAAAATATAGCGTCAAGCCAACCCTCAAATAGTTATAGTCGGCAACCCCAGCAGCCAGCGGTTGAAATGCCAGCCGAGTCGCAAATGGCCCAGGTTGAATTATTGCCTGCTGCACCGCCAGCGCCACTTAATAATGGCTACAACACTGAATCTTTCGCGCAACCCTATAACGATAACCCTATGGGGCAGGGCAAAGTAGATAAAGTGGATGTAGAGGGCGGTTTACAGCACAAGTCTAATCTTAACCCTACCTTTATATTCGATAACTTTGTTGTGGGTAAATCCAACCAGCTTGGCTTGGCCGCTGCCACGCAGGTAGCAGAAAACCCCGGTGGTTCGTATAACCCGCTTTTTATATATGGCGGTGTAGGTTTAGGTAAAACTCACTTAATGCACGCGGTAGGTAACGCGCTTTGTGTGCGCAAGCCCGGTGCCAAGGTGGTTTACCTGCATTCTGAGCGTTTTGTTGCCGATATGGTAAAAGCGCTGCAGTTAAACGCCATTAACGATTTTAAACGTTATTACCGCTCGGTAGATGCATTACTTATTGATGATATTCAGTTCTTCGCAGGTAAAGAACGGTCGCAGGAGGAGTTCTTCCATACGTTTAATGCGCTTTTGGAAGGCGGTCAGCAAATTATTTTAACCTGCGACAGATACCCTAAAGAAATCAATGGCTTAGAGGAGCGTCTCAAATCCCGCTTTGGCTGGGGGTTAACTGTTGCTATCGAACCGCCAGAGTTAGAAACCCGCGTGGCAATATTAAAGCGCAAAGCAGAGCAGGTGGGCGCCCCTTTACCTAACGACGCGGCATTCTTTATTGCCCAGCGTATACGCTCTAACGTGCGTGAGTTAGAAGGAGCACTAAAGCGTGTGATAGCCAATGCCCACTTTACCGGCAGAGATATTTCGGTAGAGCTTGTGCGCGAAGCACTTAAAGATTTGTTGGCCCTGCAAGACCGCCTAGTAAGTATCGATAACATTCAGCGCGTAGTAGCCGAGTATTACAAAATTAAAGTATCGGATCTGCACTCTAAAAGGCGCAGCCGTTCAGTAGCACGGCCTAGGCAAGTGGCAATGTATTTAGCGAAAGACCTAACACACCACAGTTTGCCCGAAATTGGCGAAGCGTTTGGTGGGCGAGACCACACAACGGTTTTGCACGCATGCCGTAAAATTAAAGAAATGATCGAGTCGGACGCAGATATTAGAGAAGATGTTAAGAATCTTTTGCGTACACTCACCACCTAACGCTACCTGCGCTGGGTGCCCAGTGGTATCCTACGGGTTATCAAAATATCTAATATAAATAGCAACTTATATAAATAACATCTTAGTTGTTAGAGAGCTTAACCCTTAAGGTTAACCCGTAAAAAACGTAACGAATCTATAGCAGTATTACATAGCAATTTTTCAGGACATATAAAGGGAACCTCCCATGAAATTCATTGTTTCACGTGAAACTATTCTTAAACCACTACAGTTGGTTGCCGGTGTGGTAGAGCGTCGTCAAACATTGCCCGTGTTGGCAAACGTATTGATTGTATTAGAAGGCGAGCAGTTGTCGCTTACAGGTACAGACCTTGAGGTAGAGATTGTGGGCCGCGTAACTGTCGATCAGGCAATTAGCGAAGGCGAAATTACTGTACCCGCTAAGAAGTTCCTAGATATATGTCGTGCACTACCAGACGGTTCAGTTATTGAGTTTACGCTTGATGATCAGAAAGTTACTGTAAAAAGTGGCCGCAGTCGTTTTACGCTTTCATCTTTATCTGCCAATGAATTCCCAGCGGTAGAGCAGGGCAGCAACGATATTAACTTTAGCTGCGAGCAAAAAGAGGTTAAGCGCCTTATTGATCGCACTGCGTTTGCTATGGCGCAGCAAGATGTTCGTTACTACTTAAATGGTATGTTGTGGGAAGTGCGAGCAGGAGCTTTACGTGTAGTGTCTACCGATGGCCACCGATTAGCCATGTGTACTCGCCCAATCAATATAGATGTAGCAGAGCCAGTACAGGCAATTTTGCCGCGTAAGGGTGTTATTGAATTGTCGCGCTTGCTTAACGATTCAGAAGAAAATGTTGAGCTAACTATGGGCCCTAACCATATTCGTGCTACCACTACTGAATACACCTTTACCTCCAAGCTTGTAGACGGCAAGTTCCCAGATTACGAGCGCGTATTACCTAAGGGTGGGGACAAGATTGTATTGGGTGAGCGCGCTGTACTAAAACAAGCATTTGCCCGTACAGCTATTCTTTCTAACGAGAAATACCGCGGTGTGCGTCTTCTATTAGAAACTGGCCAGCTTACTATTATTGCTAACAACCCAGAGCAAGAAGAAGCTGAGGATCAAGTAGCCGTAGAGTATGAAGGTGACTCAATTGAGGTAGGTTTTAACGTTAGCTACCTACAAGATGTAACCAACGTACTAGATACAGACAAGATTAAAATGACGCTTTCTGATTCTAATAGCAGTGCTTTGCTAGAAGAGCCAGAAAACGCCGACTCTGTATATGTAGTAATGCCAATGCGTCTATAACCTATTCCGATAGGTTATTTTCCTCCCTTTAGTTCTTAGGCCGCTTTAGTGCCCCATCTCTCGAACTTAAAAGTACAGCAGTTTCGCAATTTGGGCTTGGTAGATATAACACCAAGCCCAACGCTCAACCTTGTTTACGGTGAAAATGGCTCGGGTAAAACCAGTCTGTTAGAAGCTATAAGCGTACTTGCTCACTGTCGATCCTTTCGTACCCACAAGTACAGACGTCTGATTCAAGACACAACTACAGCATTTACTGTGTTTGCCACGGTAGAAGGTAGTGACGCATTTAAGGTAGGTGTGCAACGCGAGTGGTCTGGCAAGAGCACAGCTAAGTTGGATGGTTTAAGTGCAAAGTCATCCGCTCAGCTCGCCACCAACTTACCTGTTCAGATAATAGATGCCCATACCTTTGCTTTGTTAGAGGGTGGCTCTAAAGCTAGGCGCAAGTTCTTTGATTGGTTAGTGTTTCACGTGAAACATGAATTCAAAACAGCTTGGGCAAACTACGTTAAATGTGTAAAACAACGGAATAGTTTGCTGCGACATGATAAAATAGCCTATTCCGACCTACGCCCCTGGGATGAGCAAATCGCAGGGTTGGCGGCTACCATAGATGAATGCCGTGTTGAGTGTATAACACCGCTTATTCAGGCGTTTAAAGCGCTTATGGGTGAGTGTAAGTTTGCGGATAACGTAGATTTAACGTTGGCTTATCAGCCGGGTTGGAAAGAGGGGGAGCTAAGCTTTCCAAAACAGTTAGAGCAGGCTTTCGCGCGTGATAGAAAACTAGGCTACACCATCTTAGGCCCGCATAAATCTGATTTAAAAATTACAGCTAATGGCTCGCCTGCAGTAGAGGTTTTATCTCGCGGCCAGCAGAAGGCAGTAATTAACGCTTTGCATATAGCAGAAGCGCAAGTTTACAAAACACAAATAGGGCGCACGCCGGTGTTCCTGTTAGATGATATGCCTTCCGAGTTGGATGCAAATCATATAGCTATACTCAGTGGCTGGCTAAGTAATTTAGGTGCGCAGGTATTTGTTACAGGGGTGGACGCGAATAAGTTAGCGTCTGTATGGCCCCTACAAAAGAACGAAGCAATAAAAATGTTTCACGTGAAACAAGGTGAAGTAACGGTTTCTCAATAATATTACCCACAGTGATGTAGGTTTTAGGAAAATAATATGAGTGAAGAACAACGCAATTACGACTCCTCCAGTATTAAGGTACTTAAAGGTTTAGATGCAGTACGCAAGCGCCCAGGTATGTATATTGGCGATACCGACGACGGTACTGGCTTGCACCACATGGTGTTTGAGATTGTAGATAACTCCATCGACGAAGCTTTGGCTGGCCACTGTAACGAGATTAAAGTTGTAATTCACCCTAATGAATCGGTAACCGTGTCGGACAACGGCCGTGGTATTCCTACCGAAATGCACGAAGAGGGTGTGTCTGCAGCAGAAGTAATTATGACTGTACTGCACGCAGGCGGTAAGTTTGATGACAATACCTACAAGGTTTCCGGCGGCTTGCACGGTGTGGGTGTATCGGTTGTTAACGCACTATCTGAAGTATTAACGCTTACTATTCGTCGTGGTGGCCAAGTATTTGAGCAGGTATATCACCACGGTGTTCCTCAAGCACCGCTTACAGTTATAGGAGAGACGGAAGTATCTGGTACCCAAGTTCATTTCAAACCCTCTGCAGAAACCTTTACCAATATCGAATTCCACTTCGATCAACTAGGTAAGCGCCTACGTGAGCTATCGTTCTTGAACTCTGGCGTGCGCATTGTGTTAATTGATGAGCGCAGCGGTAAAGAAGATGTATTTGAATACGAAGGTGGATTGAAGGCCTTTGTTGGTTACTTAAACCAGAATAAAAACCCAATAAACAAAGTTATTCATTTCTCTACCTTCCGCGAAGAAGACGGTGTAGGTGTAGAAGTAGCACTACAGTGGAACGACAGCTTCCAAGAAAACATATTCTGTTACACCAACAACATTCCACAGCGCGATGGTGGTACTCACTTAGCGGGTTTCCGTGCTGCATTAACGCGTAACCTAAACAGCTACATAGAATCTGAAGGCCTGCTAAAGAAAGAGAAGGTAAATACCACTGGTGACGACGCCCGTGAAGGCTTAACGGCGATTATCTCTGTAAAAGTACCAGACCCTAAATTCTCTTCGCAAACCAAAGACAAACTCGTATCGTCTGAAGTTAAAACAGCAGTAGAGCAAGAGCTAAGTAAATCGTTTAGCGAATACCTGCTAGAAAACCCGCAAGAAGCGAAGCAAATTGTGGGCAAAATGATGGAAGCTGCACGCGCACGTGAAGCTGCCCGTAAAGCGCGCGAAATGACCCGTCGTAAAGGCGCACTGGATATAGCAGGCCTGCCAGGTAAACTGGCCGATTGCCAAGAGAAAGACCCAGCACTTTCTGAAATTTACCTAGTGGAGGGTGACTCGGCAGGCGGTTCCGCCAAACAAGGCCGAGACCGTCGCACACAAGCTATTTTGCCGCTTAAAGGTAAGATTCTTAACGTAGAAAAAGCCCGTTTTGACAAAATGCTATCCTCGCAAGAGGTGGGTACCCTTATTACAGCACTCGGTTGTGGTATTGGTGCGCAAGAATTTAACCCAGAAAAACTGCGTTACCACAGCATTATTATCATGACGGATGCTGACGTGGATGGTTCGCACATCCGCACACTGTTACTTACCTTCTTCTTCCGTCAAATGCGTGAGCTTATTGAACGCGGCCATGTTTATATTGCGCAACCACCGCTGTATAAAATTGCCAAAGGCAAGCAAGAGCAATACTTAAAAGACGATGATGCGTTAACCCAATTCTTAACTAACGCAGCTATGGAAACCTCTGCATTACATGTATCTGCAGAAGCGCCACCGCTATCTGGTGCCCAGTTAGAAGCACTGGTTATTGAATACCGTAAAGTGATGAGCACCATCGAAAAGCTATCGCGCTTGTACCCAGATCACGTGTTAGAAGAAATGATCTACTTACCCGCGCTAAACAAAGAGTCACTTACCGACAAAGCAGCGGTAGATGCGTGGTGCGAGCTACTCACTGCCAAACTAGAAGTGCTAAACGCAGCCTCTAAAACACACCGCTACGTTGTTAACACCATCGAAAACAAAGAGCGCCACACCTTTATTCCAGAGCTAACTATTGTTGCGCACGGCGTTGGCCATAAAACCCGTTTAAATGAAGATTTATTCGGCTCTGAAGATTACAAAAGCATGCATAAACTGGGCGAAACCCTTAGCGGCTTAATCGAAGAGGGTGCTTACGTTGCCAAAGGCGAGCGCAAGCAACCAGTTAGCACATTTAAAGAAGCATTAGATTGGATTATGGCCGAATCCAAAAAAGGCTACGGTATTCAGCGCTACAAAGGGTTGGGTGAGATGAACCCCGAGCAGCTATGGGAAACCACCATGGACCCAGAAACTCGCCGCATGCTACAAGTAACAGTAGAAGACGCCATCGGCGCCGACCAAATCTTTACCTGCCTAATGGGCGATAACGTAGAGCCGCGTCGCGAATTTATTGAAACGAACGCGCTTTCTGTTGCTAACTTGGATGTGTAAAAACTATTAGAAAGTAATTTTTAATAGATGATATAAAAACTAAAGCCCGCTAAGCGGGCTTTTTATTGCCCCAATAAAAAATCACTAAGCAAATATAACTGCTAAGTTATCGTTAGTAATAACAGCAACACTGCCAATATCTACCGCAAAACGAGAACCGAGTGAGAGATATGAGTAATAAATACGAGTTAGTAGGTTTACCTAGCATCAAGGCAGCCGCTCTGCATTTAACTATCCCCAGAAGCGATGTAAGTGAAGAAATGGGGCCGGCTGTGAATGCGGTGTTAGGTGCTATTACTAATGCAGGCTTGTCGCCTGTTGGCCCAATGTTCGCCTACCATCTTTCGGTGTTTGATACGCATTTTGATTTTGAAGTTGGTTTTCCAATAGCCGATGATTTAGCACCAGTTGGAAAGGTAAGAACCATTGACTTGCCCGCGGTAAGTGCATTTAAAACAACCCATATTGGCCCATACACGGGGCTTTACGAGGCGTGGACTGCTTTCGGTGCCGAGTATAAAGCTAGGTACCCGCAGCAAACCCGCAAGCAACTATTTCGGGAAATCTATCGCGTGGGGCCAGAGACTACTTTAAATGAGACTAAATGGGAGACAGATCTATTTATCCCTATTTCTCACAGCTAACAACTTACGCATATTTAAAGGTGTTGGCTCTAGTTTGAAACCGGCAAAGATAAATATGCAGCCATCTAGCCAAAGCGAATAATCTGGGTTTATACTGCAGTGCAGCAACGGTGTTTTTGTAGTCTTTCGCCTTGCTGCTCGCAAATTTAATAAGTTTCTCCGTGTTTAGTGCCTGTAATAAACCTTTATTTGTGGCCACATTGTTAGGAGGTCCCCGTGCTTTGGCAACCCAGCGAAGAGCGCAAAGCGGCATGTACCATGTCGGCGTATATTCAATACTTAAATTCTCGCTACTCTCTAGGAATAGAAACCTACCCAGAACTACATCGGTTTTCGGTGGAGCGTGCTGCCGAGTTTTGGACTAGCCTGTTCGACTTCTTCGATGTGCAATACAGCGGTTCTTTACTGCCCGCCAATACAGATTGGGGCTTTAGTGAATATGGTTGGTTCCCCAATGTTGAGCTTAACTTTGCCGAAAACCTGTTACATAAGGGCAAACCACAACAGCGCGCGCTATACGGTATTTTAGAGTCGGGCGAGGTACAAAGTATTACCTATGCCGACCTTCGCAAAAGTGTTGCTGCTTTGCAGGCAGGTATTGCCGATAGCATTAAAGAAGATGACGTGCTGGCCTGTTATATGCCCAATATACCGGCCACAACCATAAGTATGCTGGCCGCAACAGGGCTGGGTGGTGTGTTTACATCAACGAGTTGCGACTTCGGTGAAGAGGGCGTTATAGACCGTTTTGGGCAATCGGAGCCCAAAGTTTTAATCGCGGCGCTAGCCTACCAATATAACGGTAAAAGATTCGATTTAACGCAAAAAATAGCGAACATCGTTAAAAAAGTAAAAAGCATCAAAAAAGTGATATTGGTCGACTTTTTAAACGATGCCGATCAAGACGCGGCCTTAGCTGCGATTCCCAATGCTCAAATGTGGCAACAGGTTGTAAACACCACTAGCGAGTGTGAAACGCCTAAATACGTGAAGCGAAAATTCGCAGACCCGCTCTACATAATGTATTCGTCGGGCACCACTGGCCAGCCTAAATGCATTGTGCATACGGTGGGCGGTGTGTTGTTGCAGCATATTAAAGAGCTGGGTTTGCACGCAGATGTGACCGAACAAAAGAATCTATTCTTCTTTACTACCTGCGGTTGGATGATGTGGAACTGGCTGGTTAGCGGCTTATTTTTTGGCGGCACCGTTACCCTATACGAAGGTAGCCCAACCAAGCCGACTATAATCGATTACTGTGCCTTAATAGATAAACTTAATATCAATATTTTTGGTACCTCGCCAAAGTTTCTTAAAGCTTTAGAAGGCGAAACAGACGGGCTAAAAACGCTAAATTTAGCGAGCTTAGAATCAATACTTTCTACCGGCTCACCCTTATTGCCCGAGCAATACGACTTTGTTTACCAACATATAAAGCAAGATGTAGCACTGGCGAGCATTTCGGGCGGCACTGATATTTTGGGCTGCTTCTTTTTAGGTAACCCTTTGCTACCTGTGTATAAAGGTGAGTTGCAGTGCGCAGGCTTGGGTATGGCGGTAGATTGCGTGGATGAAAATGGTGCTAGAGTAGAGCGCGGTAAAGAGGGTGAGTTAATTTGCCGGCAGAGCTTTCCCTCTAGGCCGCTCGGTTTTTTAAACGACGCCGACAACCAGAAAATAAATAATGCATACTTTAACCAAGTTGCGAACGTGTGGTATCACGGAGACTTTATTGCCATAACCGAACACGGCGGGGCGGTTATCTACGGCCGCAGTGATGCCACCCTAAACCCTGGCGGGGTGCGCATAGGTACCAGTGAAATATACCGTCAAACCGAAAGCTTTGATTACATACAGGATACTGTGTGCATAGGTAAGCAAGTGGACGGCGATGTTGATTTATACCTATTTGTTAAGCCCATGCCAAACCAGACCCTTACTGACGGGCGAATAACTGAGATTAAGCAGCGTATTAAACAAAACACCACGCCAAGGCATGTACCTAAGCGGGTAATAAGCGTGGTGGATATTCCTTACACGCGCTCAGGTAAGAAGATGGAGTTAGCGGTAAGTCGAATAGTTAACGGAAAAGAAATAACTAATATAGACGCTATTGCCAACCCAGAGTGTTTAAGCGAATATGAGCTGTACCGCTAGCAGGTGCAAAACCTGCTAGTACATTAACGCTAAACAACAGGGAGTGACCTATGAGCGAGTTACCAACATCGTCGAATTCAGAATTTAAACCGTGGGGTATGGAAGAAAACGTATTTATAATGTTGATGCATTTATCTCAGCTTACTGGCTTTATTATTCCATTCGGCGGCCTAATTTTACCGATTGTTATGTGGGCAACCAATAAAGACCAAAGCGAGAATATTAATAAACACGGTAAAGTAGTGTTGAACTGGGTAATTAGTTCTACTATTTACTGCGTTGTAGCCTTTATGCTAATTGCTCTAGTAATTGGTATACCGCTTTTAATTGGTGTGTGTATTACTAGCTTGGTGTTTATTGTTATTGGCGCTATTAAAGCAAACAATGGCGAGCTTTGGCCCTACCCAATTAGCATCAAATTTTTTAAAGTGTAACAATTCTAAGTTTGCAAAAAGCCCGGATTAATTCGGGCTTTTTTATATCTAAAATAAATTAAAAACGGAAACAGTAATGTCTGATAATGATATTTATAAAGCGCCTGAATCTAAATTGTTAGATGAAAATAATGTTAGTGAAATTGAGCTTGCTGGGCGCTGGTATAGGCTGGGCGGTGCAATAGTAGATAGCATTGCTTTTATGGCGGTATATATTCCTGTGATGATTGTGCTAGGAGTATGGGAAACCATTATAAGTGGCGAGAAGCCTACCTTTTTGCTAACGCTTACCCTAACCGCAATTGGTTTGCTTATTTTTGTTTGCCTAAACGGCTACTTTCTTTATACCAACGGCCAAACTATAGGTAAAAAACTGTTGGGTACTAAAATAGTAAGTGCGAGTACCCATGAGATATTGCCCTTGGGTAAAGTAATGAGCTTTCGGGTGTTGCCTGTTCAGGTAGCGTCTATAGTGCCGTTTATTGGCCCATGGATGAGCATTGTAGATGTGCTATTTATTTTTGGTAAGAGCAAACAGTGTGTGCACGATTTAATTGCCAACACCATAGTTATTAAAGTACAGCAAGATTAATAACCACACAGCCATAAAAAAGCCCGCATAGGCTACATACCTAATGCGGGCTTTTTTTGTTCTGTAATTTTTAACGCAGCAATAATTGAATATGGAACGTGCTGCCTACATTCTCATCGGACGTAACAGCCATTTGCCCGTGATGGTGCTCGGTAATAATAAAATAAGAAAACGACAAACGATTTTCTAAGTCACAACCATTCGAGATAGCTTCGTTCTGGTAGAAGGGCTCGAATATGGTCATTTGCTCGTCGCTTGTTAAGCCACGGCCATTGTGTTGAATTTTTATCCACATGGAATCGTAGAATTCACTTACCGAAATATTGATGCTCGGCTTTTCGCTCTTCTTGGGTGATTTAACCAACGAGTAACAGGCGTGGCGCAGCAAACTTAAAAATACCTGTTGCAGTTCTGAAATATGGCAAGGTACTTGGGGTAGGTCACTAGCGTAATTGCGTTCTATTTGAATATCTTTAAACTTCAGGCCATCGGTATCGGAGAACATAGAGCCTGCAATTAATACCGAGTGATCAATAATATTAGGTATAGAAGTAAGCTGCTTCTCTTGGCTTTCGCTGTTCGAGAATTCAAGCAGGTGGCTAATAATGGCCGACGCTTGACGGCTGTTTTCTTTAGCGTCGTCTAACCAGCGCGTAAGTGTGCGCGGGCTAATTTCTTCGCCACTAATATTTTCACGCAACTCGTGAATATCGCGCACAATGGCACGCAACGGTATATTAATGTCGTGCGCCATGGCGGCTGCAAGTTCACCCATTGCAGAAAACTTATCGCGTTGAATTAGCAAATTCTCGGCTTTGCTCTGTTGGGTTACATCGTCGACCAGTACCACAAGGCCTGTTTCGCGATGGCCTTTAAGGGCATAAATAGTAATATCGAAATAATACTGGCCGCGTTGGCTGTGTTTGATGGTGACGGTTTCACCTTTTTCTAACACCTCGTTAATTTGATCGGGTGTAAGGGTAATGGTGGGGTAAGCGTCCCAAAGGTATTTGCCTACAACTTTATCTGCTGGTATACCGGTGGACTTTTCTGCCCAGTTGTTCCACTGGGTTACACCCAGGTCTTTATTCAGTCCAATAAGCATTAGCGGCATAGAGTCTAAAATGCTTTTGGTGTAAGCCTCAGACGATTGTAAAAGCGCAGTGGTTTCTTTGTGCTGGCTTATTTCGCCTTCTAGCATTTGGTTGGCGCGTTGCAATAGGCGGTTAGATTCGTCTAAGGTTGCTGTACGCTCTATTACACGCTGCTCTAAATCGTCGCGTATTAATTTAAGTTCTTTGTTAGCTTTGTGGGCGCGGCGTACGCTAAAGAACAAAAATATAGCGGTAATTAACAATAATAAAATTAAAACGCTGCTCGAAAAGTTGGCAATGTGTTGCCACTTAGTAGAGCCATCGGGGTTTTTAAAATAATGCATAAACCCCGCATGCGCTTGGCAAGCGTAGGTAAATAAAAATAACTGGCTTGCTATAAACAAATACTTCTTCATAAATTTTTTACATCTTGTATGCAGTAAAAATAGGAGCTAACGCCTAGGTGGATTAATTATCGTCTAGATC from Saccharophagus degradans 2-40 includes these protein-coding regions:
- a CDS encoding two-component system sensor histidine kinase NtrB; amino-acid sequence: MKKYLFIASQLFLFTYACQAHAGFMHYFKNPDGSTKWQHIANFSSSVLILLLLITAIFLFFSVRRAHKANKELKLIRDDLEQRVIERTATLDESNRLLQRANQMLEGEISQHKETTALLQSSEAYTKSILDSMPLMLIGLNKDLGVTQWNNWAEKSTGIPADKVVGKYLWDAYPTITLTPDQINEVLEKGETVTIKHSQRGQYYFDITIYALKGHRETGLVVLVDDVTQQSKAENLLIQRDKFSAMGELAAAMAHDINIPLRAIVRDIHELRENISGEEISPRTLTRWLDDAKENSRQASAIISHLLEFSNSESQEKQLTSIPNIIDHSVLIAGSMFSDTDGLKFKDIQIERNYASDLPQVPCHISELQQVFLSLLRHACYSLVKSPKKSEKPSINISVSEFYDSMWIKIQHNGRGLTSDEQMTIFEPFYQNEAISNGCDLENRLSFSYFIITEHHHGQMAVTSDENVGSTFHIQLLLR
- a CDS encoding RDD family protein; its protein translation is MSDNDIYKAPESKLLDENNVSEIELAGRWYRLGGAIVDSIAFMAVYIPVMIVLGVWETIISGEKPTFLLTLTLTAIGLLIFVCLNGYFLYTNGQTIGKKLLGTKIVSASTHEILPLGKVMSFRVLPVQVASIVPFIGPWMSIVDVLFIFGKSKQCVHDLIANTIVIKVQQD